From the Polaribacter tangerinus genome, the window TTTTTTTTTTAGAAAAATGCATTTTTGTGAATATAAAAATAAATAACATATATTTTTAAACACACCCTCAAAAAACACACATTGTAAAACTATAATTTATATTATAAACAAAATTACCCCTATTTTTTTAAGGGTTATAATTTAAAAAACTTAGTTTTTAAAATAATAACCCCTAAAAATTAAATTTAAAACTATACATTTGACTCGTTCAATAAAACTAACCATAACAAAAAAGAACAATCATGAAAAAAATTTCAACTTTATTAGTGCTTTTTTTAGCAATTAACATGTCTGCACAAAAAGACTCAGAAGAAAATCTAAACATCGGCTTATCTTTAAACCATGATGCATTTTTTGGTTTTAACCCAATGATGACACTTAGCTTCCCAACAGATAAGTCAGGCGCTATTACAGCATACGGTATTCAATGGGGTGCAGGAACAGGAAGTGAATGGGGACAATGGACCGAAGTAGGTATTGGTTACAACTTTACCGTTGGTAATTTTAACATCAATCCACAATTAGGTTTCACAATGGGAAACTTACTTTCCAGCGGAGCTGCTCAAGAAGGGATTATTGGAGACGGTATAGTACCTAACTTAACAGTAAACTATAGCTCAAAAAAATGGGAAAGTCAATTCTACTTTGGGTATTACGGAGCATTGATAAACAACACAGATTCGGGAGAATCTACAAATAACTATGTACATTATTGGGCAAATCTGGGCTACAAAGTAGGCAACCATATATCTTTAGGCTTACATTTTGAAGAATTGTACTTGTCAGGTGGAGAAACAAATGGAGGCAAAAACCTAGAAAGAGCAGATGGCTACGTATGGCTTGGACCATACATACAACTACAAAAGAAAAATGCAGGACTGCGTTTTTCTCTCGGAAACAATATTGGAAAAACAGCAAGTTTTGCCAATAACGAATTTTACAAACTGACATTTTTCTTATCTATATAAGAAAAATAATCAAGACAAATTACCTCAAATATTTGAGGTAATTTGTGGTTTACGAAACACAATATCATGAAAAAAATAGAAGCAATAATTAGAAAATCTAAATTTAGTGCAGTAAAACAAGCACTGCATGAAGTAGATGTGAACTTTTTCTCCTACTGGGACGTAACAGGCCTAGGTAACGAAAAAGAAGCACACGTATATAGAGGTGTTAGTTACAGCACTAGCGATATTCAAAGAAGATACTTATCTATAGTAGTTAATGATGATTTTGAACATATTACCATCAATGCATTACTAAAATCTGCTGCCACAGGAGATGTTGGAGACGGAAAAATATTCGTATCAGACATTTCTGAGGTTTACAGAATTAGAACAGGGGAAAAAGGTGGTGAAACATTAAAAAAAGATTCAAAATAACAAAACATGGAATTACTTACAACAAATAATGTATGGATGATGATCTGTACAGCACTAGTTTTCTTTATGCATACTGGCTTTGCTTTTTTAGAAATTGGCTTAACAAGACAAAAAAACACAATTAACATCTTATTTAAAAATATTTTTATAATAACTGTAGGCCTACTTTTATACACCTTTATCGGTTTCAACCTAATGTACCCAAATTGGTCTACAAACTCAATAGGTTTTATGGGCGATTTTATATTCGGCCTCTCAGCACCATTAAAAAATGGCACACTAGATTTAGATTACAATACCGGCTACACTTTCTGGACCGAATTTCTATTCCAAGGAATGTTTGCTGCTACAGCAGCAACTATCGTTTCGGGTGCTGTTGCAGAAAGAATGAAAATTGGTCCATTTATGACATTTACCATCCTATACGTAGGGCTCGTGTACCCAATTGTAGGGTCTTGGAAATGGGGTGGCGGATTTCTAGACAAACTATCTACCCCTTTTTATGATTTTGCAGGCTCTACACTCGTTCACTCGGTTGGTGGATGGGCTGCTCTAGTAGCAGTTTGTTTATTAGGCGCGAGAATTGGTAAGTTTAAAAACGGAAAAATACAAGCAATACCAGGTCATAATCTTCCGATTGCTACTGCCGGAGTTCTTATTTTATGGCTAGGATGGTTTGGCTTTAACGGTGGCTCTGTTTTATCTGCAGACCCAGAATTAACCTCTTTAACTCTAGTTACAACATGTTTAGCTGCAGCCGCAGGTGGTGTTTTTGCAGCAATTACCTCTACCATACTTTTTAAAAATCTAGATTTAACCATGTTTTTAAACGGAATTTTAGGTGGATTAGTAGGCATTACGGCCGGAGCAGATCAAATGTCTCCAACAGATGCAATTTTAATAGGCGGAATTGCAGGGATACTAATTGTATTTGCCGTTAGTTTAATAGATAAATTAAAACTTGATGATCCTGTGGGAGCAATCGCGGTGCATTTAGTATGTGGTGTCTGGGGAACTTTAGCTGTTGGAATTTTTGGAAATCTTGCA encodes:
- a CDS encoding P-II family nitrogen regulator, translating into MKKIEAIIRKSKFSAVKQALHEVDVNFFSYWDVTGLGNEKEAHVYRGVSYSTSDIQRRYLSIVVNDDFEHITINALLKSAATGDVGDGKIFVSDISEVYRIRTGEKGGETLKKDSK
- a CDS encoding ammonium transporter, whose translation is MELLTTNNVWMMICTALVFFMHTGFAFLEIGLTRQKNTINILFKNIFIITVGLLLYTFIGFNLMYPNWSTNSIGFMGDFIFGLSAPLKNGTLDLDYNTGYTFWTEFLFQGMFAATAATIVSGAVAERMKIGPFMTFTILYVGLVYPIVGSWKWGGGFLDKLSTPFYDFAGSTLVHSVGGWAALVAVCLLGARIGKFKNGKIQAIPGHNLPIATAGVLILWLGWFGFNGGSVLSADPELTSLTLVTTCLAAAAGGVFAAITSTILFKNLDLTMFLNGILGGLVGITAGADQMSPTDAILIGGIAGILIVFAVSLIDKLKLDDPVGAIAVHLVCGVWGTLAVGIFGNLAGWSQFLSQLLGIACYAAFCLISSFLIIFTLKKTIGIRVDEKEELEGLDAHEHGMDAYPDFRLNEH
- a CDS encoding DUF6733 family protein, whose translation is MKKISTLLVLFLAINMSAQKDSEENLNIGLSLNHDAFFGFNPMMTLSFPTDKSGAITAYGIQWGAGTGSEWGQWTEVGIGYNFTVGNFNINPQLGFTMGNLLSSGAAQEGIIGDGIVPNLTVNYSSKKWESQFYFGYYGALINNTDSGESTNNYVHYWANLGYKVGNHISLGLHFEELYLSGGETNGGKNLERADGYVWLGPYIQLQKKNAGLRFSLGNNIGKTASFANNEFYKLTFFLSI